A window of the Myxocyprinus asiaticus isolate MX2 ecotype Aquarium Trade chromosome 11, UBuf_Myxa_2, whole genome shotgun sequence genome harbors these coding sequences:
- the LOC127447855 gene encoding leucine-rich repeat flightless-interacting protein 1-like isoform X3, whose translation MGSQGPGRKRTPSKIGLTAEEDALNIIAREAEARLAAKRTARAEAREIRMKELERQQKEIYQVQKKYYGLDKLDNKWGAIEQWMEDSERYTRLSRRHASVSDDEERISVGSRSNIQVDDRLERDYLEKGSSRTSTISGATLTSLGEMSSRRGSGDTSITVDTEPSIREIKDVLLEVEEKYRKAMVSNAQLDNEKTNLIYEVDTLKDSLIELEEMLFETRCDLEDKSKNLEREKHAHSILQFQFNELKETLKQSEELLTEIRQLRLKQDGFVREISDLQETIEWKNKKIGALERQKEFSDAIRNERDELRDEIVQLKDILKKHGIVLGPDLATNGETGEQAEEADQNSQTSSAEIREGSSILGTHQLELCKDQHQKDLDEEVQLSSHVPFSSTKTSLKANENGELRDKLNQGVEQFENRPEIPPNSVGEEAGPIDEIKAMESVPEDLGGKIVELECDVHSNAHTETDQQDGMISADLIQVIKEEIPIVSVSCPRPDKDQPGEAELENKSKEEPVESFKTEKLPQTQCASVSNKKKKKKKKGKQKPKQSDKKESDTKMDDKNEKVLSENNPNQKMESDQEGNHEEPLGNDVSANAKDPADPQDDKLTEKIECVEIPSTNVNADDARDQFQTVTDEADSGKCSKSILNFDCPESKTCTGVLLDEVSQISITNPTTIIDEETEDSTVAGQEIVIISSEIDSSEKEASLSHKLYFKPMDDVGRCVEPPESICNSDVFENSLLIEVKEVKSDLDSDTVEQEAMHQNIDPDGTTFHDGLDNSAQIHSSSSLLKKSEKEAETETQEQATEPIDQVLEIHLQDSVQVIQKDTKSQQNELVKENLIISSDEVFIGDNAKYTAVTETLVQHIGEEGEVEERSLQVQVKPEAHLSGEDEANKESVESEVSDQETKLEKGEDDEKEKSVQDQVIPEAQLSGEDEAIQESTESGTSDQTPNLEICLKDEKDKLFQDQVTPEAPQSGENGANQESVELEAFEELNLEKDEEDEKERLFQDQIGLDVQLPGEDDDILGESDAVAQELKEEDEEDEGESFDFDDIDLEASSDALSKNSLDQPNMHLALLKENVQGPSQEFQSDVIDEDRTQKDVGTLDLADQEPKPKEQMDDGLAIENPQTTTEVEGYLTEPSHVDKEEVQPNHQQHDTPENKQYTVEKHRQAAEDIRHNEGVNLISEMERRDVGQEIIHHKPKISGEQEVEKEITGSNKEDDRKESKKNSKKGKGKGKEECKMS comes from the exons GCTGAAGCCCGTTTGGCAGCTAAGAGGACGGCCCGTGCAGAGGCGCGTGAGATCAGAATGAAAGAACTGGAGAGGCAACAAAAAGAG ATTTATCAGGTGCAGAAG AAATACTATGGACTGGATAAGCTCGACAACAAATGGGGGGCCATTGAGCAGTGGATG GAGGACAGTGAGCGGTATACACGCCTCTCACGGAGACATGCTTCG GTGTCAGATGATGAAGAAAGGATATCAGTGGGGAGCAGGAGCAACATACAG GTTGATGACCGGTTAGAGCGAGACTACTTGGAAAAG ggCTCTTCACGAACATCGACTATATCTGGTGCCACTCTTACATCTTTGGGTGAAATGTCTTCACGGAGAGGAAGTGGAGATACATCCATCACTGTTGACACAGAACCCTCCATAAGGGAAATCAAG GATGTCCTGTTGGAAGTAGAGGAAAAGTACCGGAAGGCCATGGTGTCCAACGCACAGCTTGATAATGAGAAGACCAATCTGATTTATGAAGTGGACACTTTGAAAGACTCTTTGATAGAACTGGAggagatgctctttgaaacacgGTGTGATCTTGAGGACAAGAGTAAG AACCTAGAACGAGAGAAGCATGCCCACAGTATACTGCAGTTTCAGTTCAATGAATTGAAAGAGACATTGAAACAAAGTGAAGAACTGCTAACT GAAATCCGTCAGTTACGACTCAAGCAGGATGGCTTTGTTAGGGAGATTTCTGACCTCCAGGAAACAATTgaatggaagaataaaaaaattgGG GCATTAGAGAGGCAGAAGGAATTTTCTGATGCCATTCGAAATGAGAGGGATGAGCTCAGAGATGAGATTGTTCAGctcaaagatattttgaag AAACATGGTATTGTCCTTGGACCTGACCTGGCCACCAATGGAGAAACAGGAGAACAAGCAGAAGAGGCTGATCAGAATTCTCAAACATCTTCTGCTGAAATCCGAGAGGGGAGTAGCATACTTG GCACTCATCAGTTGGAGCTGTGTAAAGACCAGCACCAAAAAGATTTGGATGAGGAGGTGCAACTGTCTTCACATGTCCCATTCAGTTCTACAAAGACATCTTTAAAGGCAAATGAGAATGGAGAACTTAGGGACAAATTGAATCAGGGTGTAGAGCAGTTTGAGAATAGACCTGAAATACCTCCAAATTCTGTTGGTGAAGAAGCAGGACCCATTGATGAGATCAAAGCCATGGAGTCTGTACCAGAAGATTTAGGGGGTAAAATAGTGGAATTAGAGTGTGATGTTCACAGTAATGCACATACGGAGACAGATCAACAAGACGGCATGATATCTGCTGATCTTATTCAGGTAATCAAAGAGGAAATTCCTATAGTGTCTGTTTCTTGTCCAAGACCTGATAAAGATCAACCTGGTGAGGCAGAgcttgaaaataaaagcaaagaaGAACCTGTGGAATCATTTAAAACAGAGAAACTTCCACAAACTCAATGTGCAAGTGTttcaaataaaaagaagaaaaagaaaaagaaaggaaagcaGAAACCGAAACAAAGCGACAAAAAAGAAAGTGACACAAAGATGGATGACAAGAATGAAAAAGTCTTGAGTGAAAATAATCCAAACCAAAAGATGGAAAGTGATCAAGAGGGTAACCACGAGGAACCCTTAGGGAATGATGTATCAGCAAATGCAAAAGACCCAGCTGATCCACAAGATGATAAATTAACAGAAAAAATAGAGTGTGTTGAAATACCAAGCACAAATGTAAATGCTGATGATGCAAGAGACCAATTTCAGACAGTTACAGATGAGGCTGATTCAGGAAAATGTTCTAAATCCATCTTAAATTTTGATTGCCCTGAATCTAAAACTTGCACTGGTGTTCTTTTAGATGAGGTGTCTCAAATCAGTATAACTAACCCCACAACCATTATTGATGAAGAAACGGAGGACTCAACAGTTGCTGGCCAAGAGATTGTAATCATCTCCAGTGAGATTGATTCTTCAGAAAAAGAGGCTTCACTGTCtcataaactttattttaagcCCATGGATGATGTTGGCAGGTGTGTGGAACCCCCTGAGTCCATTTGCAACTCTGACGTCTTTGAGAATTCATTGTTGATAGAAGTGAAGGAAGTGAAGAGTGATCTGGACAGTGATACAGTAGAACAGGAGGCAATGCACCAAAATATTGATCCAGATGGGACCACTTTCCATGATGGTCTTGACAACTCTGCTCAAATTCATTCATCCTCCTCTCTGCTAAAGAAGTCTGAAAAGGAAGCTGAAACAGAAACACAGGAACAAGCAACAGAGCCCATTGATCAGGTGTTAGAAATTCATCTTCAGGACAGTGTTCAAGTCATCCAGAAAGACACTAAGTCACAGCAAAATGAACTAGTCAAAGAAAATCTAATAATATCTAGTGACGAAGTGTTCATAGGAGACAATGCTAAATACACTGCTGTAACTGAAACCCTTGTTCAACACATTGGAGAAGAAGGTGAGGTGGAGGAAAGATCACTTCAAGTTCAAGTAAAACCTGAGGCTCATCTGTCTGGAGAGGATGAAGCCAATAAGGAATCAGTAGAGTCAGAAGTCTCTGACCAAGAGACCAAGCTAGAAAAAGGTGAAGAtgatgaaaaagaaaaatcagtTCAAGATCAGGTTATACCTGAGGCTCAACTGTCTGGAGAGGATGAAGCCATTCAGGAATCAACAGAATCAGGAACCTCTGACCAAACACCCAATCTAGAAATATGTTTGAAGGATGAAAAGGACAAATTATTCCAAGATCAGGTTACACCTGAGGCTCCACAGTCTGgagagaatggggccaatcaggaATCAGTAGAATTAGAAGCCTTTGAAGAACTCAATCTAGAAAAAGATGAGGAAGATGAGAAAGAAAGATTATTCCAAGATCAAATTGGGCTTGATGTGCAACTTCCTGGAGAGGATGACGACATCCTGGGAGAGTCAGATGCGGTTGCTCAAGAGCTCAAGGAAGAAGATGAGGAAGACGAAGGGGAATCTTTTGATTTTGATGACATCGATCTTGAAGCATCATCAGATGCACTTTCTAAAAACAGTCTAGATCAACCAAATATGCATCTTGcacttttaaaagaaaatgtgcaaGGTCCAAGCCAGGAATTCCAAAGCGATGTCATTGATGAGGACAGGACACAAAAAGATGTTGGAACTCTGGATCTTGCAGATCAGGAACCAAAGCCAAAAGAGCAGATGGATGATGGACTTGCCATAGAAAACCCACAAACAACAACAGAGGTTGAAGGATATTTAACAGAGCCCAGCCACGTCGACAAGGAAGAAGTTCAACCTAATCATCAGCAACATGATAcgcctgaaaataaacaatatacagttGAAAAGCATCGGCAAGCAGCAGAAGATATAAGACACAATGAGGGAGTTAATCTCATCTCAGAGATGGAAAGAAGAGATGTAGGCCAAGAGATCATTCACCATAAACCAAAGATTTCAGGAGAGCAAGAAGTTGAGAAGGAAATAACAGGGAGCAACAAGGAAGATGATAGAAAGGAAtctaaaaaaaatagcaaaaaaggaaAGGGCAAGGggaaagaagaatgtaaaatgtcttaA
- the LOC127447855 gene encoding leucine-rich repeat flightless-interacting protein 2-like isoform X10: protein MGSQGPGRKRTPSKIGLTAEEDALNIIAREAEARLAAKRTARAEAREIRMKELERQQKEIYQVQKKYYGLDKLDNKWGAIEQWMEDSERYTRLSRRHASVSDDEERISVGSRSNIQVDDRLERDYLEKGSSRTSTISGATLTSLGEMSSRRGSGDTSITVDTEPSIREIKEIHELKDQIQDVEVKHMQNLKELKDVLLEVEEKYRKAMVSNAQLDNEKTNLIYEVDTLKDSLIELEEMLFETRCDLEDKSKNLEREKHAHSILQFQFNELKETLKQSEELLTKHGIVLGPDLATNGETGEQAEEADQNSQTSSAEIREGSSILEIRLRKLVDERENLIEQVKRLKGQLEQRKQRNGVEDSSSPEGEVQENGTDSNIMDIQRDANRQINDLKFKLVKSEQEITAHEQNVTRLEGQVSRYKVAAENAEKVEDELKAEKRKLQRELRSALDKIEELEDSNSHLSKRLEKIKAGRGTATP, encoded by the exons GCTGAAGCCCGTTTGGCAGCTAAGAGGACGGCCCGTGCAGAGGCGCGTGAGATCAGAATGAAAGAACTGGAGAGGCAACAAAAAGAG ATTTATCAGGTGCAGAAG AAATACTATGGACTGGATAAGCTCGACAACAAATGGGGGGCCATTGAGCAGTGGATG GAGGACAGTGAGCGGTATACACGCCTCTCACGGAGACATGCTTCG GTGTCAGATGATGAAGAAAGGATATCAGTGGGGAGCAGGAGCAACATACAG GTTGATGACCGGTTAGAGCGAGACTACTTGGAAAAG ggCTCTTCACGAACATCGACTATATCTGGTGCCACTCTTACATCTTTGGGTGAAATGTCTTCACGGAGAGGAAGTGGAGATACATCCATCACTGTTGACACAGAACCCTCCATAAGGGAAATCAAG GAGATTCACGAGCTTAAGGATCAGATTCAAGACGTGGAGGTGAAGCACATGCAGAACCTCAAAGAGCTCAAG GATGTCCTGTTGGAAGTAGAGGAAAAGTACCGGAAGGCCATGGTGTCCAACGCACAGCTTGATAATGAGAAGACCAATCTGATTTATGAAGTGGACACTTTGAAAGACTCTTTGATAGAACTGGAggagatgctctttgaaacacgGTGTGATCTTGAGGACAAGAGTAAG AACCTAGAACGAGAGAAGCATGCCCACAGTATACTGCAGTTTCAGTTCAATGAATTGAAAGAGACATTGAAACAAAGTGAAGAACTGCTAACT AAACATGGTATTGTCCTTGGACCTGACCTGGCCACCAATGGAGAAACAGGAGAACAAGCAGAAGAGGCTGATCAGAATTCTCAAACATCTTCTGCTGAAATCCGAGAGGGGAGTAGCATACTTG AAATTCGCTTACGAAAACTGGTTGATGAGAGGGAGAACTTAATAGAGCAG GTTAAGAGATTGAAAGGTCAGCTTGAGCAGAGGAAACAGAGAAATGGCGTAGAGGATTCCTCTAGCCCAGAGGGAGAAGTACAGGAGAACGGCACTGACTCTAACATCATGGATATACAGA gggaTGCTAACAGGCAAATCAATGACCTCAAATTTAAGCTTGTCAAATCAGAGCAAGAAATCACAGCTCACGAacaaaat GTTACAAGACTTGAGGGTCAGGTGTCCCGGTACAAAGTTGCAGCAGAAAATGCAGAGAAGGTGGAGGATGAACTTAAAGCTGAAAAACGCAAACTTCAGCGAGAG CTACGGTCTGCACTGGACAAGATTGAAGAGTTGGAGGACAGTAACAGCCACCTCTCGAAAAGGTTAGAGAAGATTAAGGCTGGTCGGGGAACAGCAACTCCCTAA
- the LOC127447855 gene encoding leucine-rich repeat flightless-interacting protein 1-like isoform X1 translates to MGSQGPGRKRTPSKIGLTAEEDALNIIAREAEARLAAKRTARAEAREIRMKELERQQKEIYQVQKKYYGLDKLDNKWGAIEQWMEDSERYTRLSRRHASVSDDEERISVGSRSNIQVDDRLERDYLEKGSSRTSTISGATLTSLGEMSSRRGSGDTSITVDTEPSIREIKEIHELKDQIQDVEVKHMQNLKELKDVLLEVEEKYRKAMVSNAQLDNEKTNLIYEVDTLKDSLIELEEMLFETRCDLEDKSKNLEREKHAHSILQFQFNELKETLKQSEELLTEIRQLRLKQDGFVREISDLQETIEWKNKKIGALERQKEFSDAIRNERDELRDEIVQLKDILKKHGIVLGPDLATNGETGEQAEEADQNSQTSSAEIREGSSILGTHQLELCKDQHQKDLDEEVQLSSHVPFSSTKTSLKANENGELRDKLNQGVEQFENRPEIPPNSVGEEAGPIDEIKAMESVPEDLGGKIVELECDVHSNAHTETDQQDGMISADLIQVIKEEIPIVSVSCPRPDKDQPGEAELENKSKEEPVESFKTEKLPQTQCASVSNKKKKKKKKGKQKPKQSDKKESDTKMDDKNEKVLSENNPNQKMESDQEGNHEEPLGNDVSANAKDPADPQDDKLTEKIECVEIPSTNVNADDARDQFQTVTDEADSGKCSKSILNFDCPESKTCTGVLLDEVSQISITNPTTIIDEETEDSTVAGQEIVIISSEIDSSEKEASLSHKLYFKPMDDVGRCVEPPESICNSDVFENSLLIEVKEVKSDLDSDTVEQEAMHQNIDPDGTTFHDGLDNSAQIHSSSSLLKKSEKEAETETQEQATEPIDQVLEIHLQDSVQVIQKDTKSQQNELVKENLIISSDEVFIGDNAKYTAVTETLVQHIGEEGEVEERSLQVQVKPEAHLSGEDEANKESVESEVSDQETKLEKGEDDEKEKSVQDQVIPEAQLSGEDEAIQESTESGTSDQTPNLEICLKDEKDKLFQDQVTPEAPQSGENGANQESVELEAFEELNLEKDEEDEKERLFQDQIGLDVQLPGEDDDILGESDAVAQELKEEDEEDEGESFDFDDIDLEASSDALSKNSLDQPNMHLALLKENVQGPSQEFQSDVIDEDRTQKDVGTLDLADQEPKPKEQMDDGLAIENPQTTTEVEGYLTEPSHVDKEEVQPNHQQHDTPENKQYTVEKHRQAAEDIRHNEGVNLISEMERRDVGQEIIHHKPKISGEQEVEKEITGSNKEDDRKESKKNSKKGKGKGKEECKMS, encoded by the exons GCTGAAGCCCGTTTGGCAGCTAAGAGGACGGCCCGTGCAGAGGCGCGTGAGATCAGAATGAAAGAACTGGAGAGGCAACAAAAAGAG ATTTATCAGGTGCAGAAG AAATACTATGGACTGGATAAGCTCGACAACAAATGGGGGGCCATTGAGCAGTGGATG GAGGACAGTGAGCGGTATACACGCCTCTCACGGAGACATGCTTCG GTGTCAGATGATGAAGAAAGGATATCAGTGGGGAGCAGGAGCAACATACAG GTTGATGACCGGTTAGAGCGAGACTACTTGGAAAAG ggCTCTTCACGAACATCGACTATATCTGGTGCCACTCTTACATCTTTGGGTGAAATGTCTTCACGGAGAGGAAGTGGAGATACATCCATCACTGTTGACACAGAACCCTCCATAAGGGAAATCAAG GAGATTCACGAGCTTAAGGATCAGATTCAAGACGTGGAGGTGAAGCACATGCAGAACCTCAAAGAGCTCAAG GATGTCCTGTTGGAAGTAGAGGAAAAGTACCGGAAGGCCATGGTGTCCAACGCACAGCTTGATAATGAGAAGACCAATCTGATTTATGAAGTGGACACTTTGAAAGACTCTTTGATAGAACTGGAggagatgctctttgaaacacgGTGTGATCTTGAGGACAAGAGTAAG AACCTAGAACGAGAGAAGCATGCCCACAGTATACTGCAGTTTCAGTTCAATGAATTGAAAGAGACATTGAAACAAAGTGAAGAACTGCTAACT GAAATCCGTCAGTTACGACTCAAGCAGGATGGCTTTGTTAGGGAGATTTCTGACCTCCAGGAAACAATTgaatggaagaataaaaaaattgGG GCATTAGAGAGGCAGAAGGAATTTTCTGATGCCATTCGAAATGAGAGGGATGAGCTCAGAGATGAGATTGTTCAGctcaaagatattttgaag AAACATGGTATTGTCCTTGGACCTGACCTGGCCACCAATGGAGAAACAGGAGAACAAGCAGAAGAGGCTGATCAGAATTCTCAAACATCTTCTGCTGAAATCCGAGAGGGGAGTAGCATACTTG GCACTCATCAGTTGGAGCTGTGTAAAGACCAGCACCAAAAAGATTTGGATGAGGAGGTGCAACTGTCTTCACATGTCCCATTCAGTTCTACAAAGACATCTTTAAAGGCAAATGAGAATGGAGAACTTAGGGACAAATTGAATCAGGGTGTAGAGCAGTTTGAGAATAGACCTGAAATACCTCCAAATTCTGTTGGTGAAGAAGCAGGACCCATTGATGAGATCAAAGCCATGGAGTCTGTACCAGAAGATTTAGGGGGTAAAATAGTGGAATTAGAGTGTGATGTTCACAGTAATGCACATACGGAGACAGATCAACAAGACGGCATGATATCTGCTGATCTTATTCAGGTAATCAAAGAGGAAATTCCTATAGTGTCTGTTTCTTGTCCAAGACCTGATAAAGATCAACCTGGTGAGGCAGAgcttgaaaataaaagcaaagaaGAACCTGTGGAATCATTTAAAACAGAGAAACTTCCACAAACTCAATGTGCAAGTGTttcaaataaaaagaagaaaaagaaaaagaaaggaaagcaGAAACCGAAACAAAGCGACAAAAAAGAAAGTGACACAAAGATGGATGACAAGAATGAAAAAGTCTTGAGTGAAAATAATCCAAACCAAAAGATGGAAAGTGATCAAGAGGGTAACCACGAGGAACCCTTAGGGAATGATGTATCAGCAAATGCAAAAGACCCAGCTGATCCACAAGATGATAAATTAACAGAAAAAATAGAGTGTGTTGAAATACCAAGCACAAATGTAAATGCTGATGATGCAAGAGACCAATTTCAGACAGTTACAGATGAGGCTGATTCAGGAAAATGTTCTAAATCCATCTTAAATTTTGATTGCCCTGAATCTAAAACTTGCACTGGTGTTCTTTTAGATGAGGTGTCTCAAATCAGTATAACTAACCCCACAACCATTATTGATGAAGAAACGGAGGACTCAACAGTTGCTGGCCAAGAGATTGTAATCATCTCCAGTGAGATTGATTCTTCAGAAAAAGAGGCTTCACTGTCtcataaactttattttaagcCCATGGATGATGTTGGCAGGTGTGTGGAACCCCCTGAGTCCATTTGCAACTCTGACGTCTTTGAGAATTCATTGTTGATAGAAGTGAAGGAAGTGAAGAGTGATCTGGACAGTGATACAGTAGAACAGGAGGCAATGCACCAAAATATTGATCCAGATGGGACCACTTTCCATGATGGTCTTGACAACTCTGCTCAAATTCATTCATCCTCCTCTCTGCTAAAGAAGTCTGAAAAGGAAGCTGAAACAGAAACACAGGAACAAGCAACAGAGCCCATTGATCAGGTGTTAGAAATTCATCTTCAGGACAGTGTTCAAGTCATCCAGAAAGACACTAAGTCACAGCAAAATGAACTAGTCAAAGAAAATCTAATAATATCTAGTGACGAAGTGTTCATAGGAGACAATGCTAAATACACTGCTGTAACTGAAACCCTTGTTCAACACATTGGAGAAGAAGGTGAGGTGGAGGAAAGATCACTTCAAGTTCAAGTAAAACCTGAGGCTCATCTGTCTGGAGAGGATGAAGCCAATAAGGAATCAGTAGAGTCAGAAGTCTCTGACCAAGAGACCAAGCTAGAAAAAGGTGAAGAtgatgaaaaagaaaaatcagtTCAAGATCAGGTTATACCTGAGGCTCAACTGTCTGGAGAGGATGAAGCCATTCAGGAATCAACAGAATCAGGAACCTCTGACCAAACACCCAATCTAGAAATATGTTTGAAGGATGAAAAGGACAAATTATTCCAAGATCAGGTTACACCTGAGGCTCCACAGTCTGgagagaatggggccaatcaggaATCAGTAGAATTAGAAGCCTTTGAAGAACTCAATCTAGAAAAAGATGAGGAAGATGAGAAAGAAAGATTATTCCAAGATCAAATTGGGCTTGATGTGCAACTTCCTGGAGAGGATGACGACATCCTGGGAGAGTCAGATGCGGTTGCTCAAGAGCTCAAGGAAGAAGATGAGGAAGACGAAGGGGAATCTTTTGATTTTGATGACATCGATCTTGAAGCATCATCAGATGCACTTTCTAAAAACAGTCTAGATCAACCAAATATGCATCTTGcacttttaaaagaaaatgtgcaaGGTCCAAGCCAGGAATTCCAAAGCGATGTCATTGATGAGGACAGGACACAAAAAGATGTTGGAACTCTGGATCTTGCAGATCAGGAACCAAAGCCAAAAGAGCAGATGGATGATGGACTTGCCATAGAAAACCCACAAACAACAACAGAGGTTGAAGGATATTTAACAGAGCCCAGCCACGTCGACAAGGAAGAAGTTCAACCTAATCATCAGCAACATGATAcgcctgaaaataaacaatatacagttGAAAAGCATCGGCAAGCAGCAGAAGATATAAGACACAATGAGGGAGTTAATCTCATCTCAGAGATGGAAAGAAGAGATGTAGGCCAAGAGATCATTCACCATAAACCAAAGATTTCAGGAGAGCAAGAAGTTGAGAAGGAAATAACAGGGAGCAACAAGGAAGATGATAGAAAGGAAtctaaaaaaaatagcaaaaaaggaaAGGGCAAGGggaaagaagaatgtaaaatgtcttaA